A single region of the Chiroxiphia lanceolata isolate bChiLan1 chromosome 20, bChiLan1.pri, whole genome shotgun sequence genome encodes:
- the NSUN5 gene encoding probable 28S rRNA (cytosine-C(5))-methyltransferase produces the protein MALYSAAAAVLDGLERGQGGLKSLVYNSGFPHVRQLYALVSETLRYAPVLEKLLDGAALLQAEKKLPPQLAKVLVYDLLFGKGLKCGGRWKALARRHRARLEAELARLKVRHKVSRNEDLLAPEQASPAASQVPRYVRVNTLKTCVDDVIDFFKRQGYSYLGKAASLEELRALSGKKFLLDPHLPELLVFPPQTDLHDNLLYTSGHIILQDKVSCLPAFLLSPTAGSHVIDACAAPGNKTSHLAAILRNKGQIFAFDVDPKRVATMNTLLARAGVTGCQLAQQDFLAVDPGDPKYSRVTHILLDPSCSGSGMVTRGPGEEVAPSAERLQALAGFQRRVLGHALSFPALRRLVYSTCSLHREENEDVVQAVLQERGSAFRLVTAFPSWPCRGLAAFPGAESCLRASPAETLTQGFFVAVLERCEEGADAPSSLPVVAAEKPQPREETEPGAAPRKRKRKKQRVKE, from the exons ATGGCGCTGTACAGCGCGGCCGCCGCGGTGCTGGACGGGCTGGAGCGCGGCCAGGGCGGCCTCAAGAGCCTCGTGTACAACAGCGGCTTCCCG CATGTCCGGCAGCTGTACGCGCTGGTGTCCGAGACCCTCCGCTACGCGCCGGTGCTCGAGAAGCTGCTGGATGGAGCCGCGCTGCTGCAGGCCGAGAAGAAGCTGCCCCCGCAGCTGGCCAAG gtgCTGGTGTACGACCTGCTCTTCGGCAAAGGGCTCAAGTGCGGGGGCCGCTGGAAGGCGCTGGCCCGGCGGCACCGGGCGCGGCTGGAGGCCGAGCTGGCCCGGCTGAAGGTGCGGCACAAGGTGAGCCGCAACGAGGACCTGCTGGCCCCGGAGCAGGCGAGTCCCGCAG CCTCCCAGGTCCCGCGCTACGTCCGGGTCAACACCCTGAAGACTTGTGTGGACGATGTGATCGACTTCTTCAAGCGCCAGGGATACTCCTACCTGGGCAAGGCAGCCAG CTTGGAGGAGCTGAGGGCCCTCTCCGGAAAGAAGTTCTTGTTGGATCCTCATCTCCCGGAGCTGCTGGTTTTCCCTCCGCAGACAGACCTCCACGACAACCTGCTGTATACTTCAGGACACATCATTCTGCAGGACAAG GtcagctgcctccctgccttcctcctcagCCCTACTGCTGGTTCCCACGTCATCGATGCCTGTGCTGCCCCTGGGAACAAAACCAGCCACCTGGCTGCCATCCTGAGGAACAAGGG CCAGATCTTTGCCTTTGACGTGGACCCCAAGCGTGTGGCCACCATGAACACGCTGCTGGCACGGGCAGGGGTCACTGGCTGCCAGCTGGCCCAGCAGGACTTCCTGGCCGTGGACCCTGGAGACCCCAAGTACAGCAGGGTGACCCATATCCTGCTCGACCCTTCCTGCAGCGGCTCAG ggatggtgacccGGGGGCCAGGGGAGGAGGTGGCCCCGAGCGCCGAGCGGCTGCAGGCGCTGGCCGGGTTCCAGCGGCGGGTCCTGGGCCATGCCCTGAGCTTCCCGGCCCTCCGGCGCCTGGTCTACTCCACCTGCTCCCTGCACCGCGAGGAGAACGAGGACGTGgtgcaggctgtgctgcaggagcgGGGCTCAGCCTTCAG GCTGGTGACCGCCTTCCCATCCTGGCCCTGCCGAGGACTCGCTGCCTTCCCTGGAGCCGAGAGCTGCCTCCGAGCGTCCCCGGCAGAGACCCTCACCCAGGGCTTCtttgtggctgtgctggagcgGTGTGAGGAAGGGGCTGATGCCCCCAG ctccctgcctgtgGTAGCTGCAGAGAAGCCACAGCCCAGAGAGGAAACggagccaggagcagctcccaggaagaggaaaaggaaaaagcagcgGGTGAAAGAGTGA